Proteins encoded in a region of the Sander lucioperca isolate FBNREF2018 chromosome 18, SLUC_FBN_1.2, whole genome shotgun sequence genome:
- the LOC116065837 gene encoding insulinoma-associated protein 2, whose translation MPRGFLVKRNRRCSASHRSRNNRNNKPVTYYGDRNNSDDSEVTKPEAVKENDVLNVSPFERRDGLLPVSREDSAGVREAWSPHVESALEAEADRRAQLPETEQQVSEVDVLTPDSDFSCFFPAPPLPPRDLTLTESCSPVKPVGTRLQEHQEEGDKLFPGKCVTSPPVSELPELPFLVSSTSTSVSASIERLLASSSRHAPSYGHNDKYDPNIGHVRLFPPLTLMQEQHHAARKRSFLEQDQRLNSNRHNKQSVGNPSKKPKVNRKLTFEDEVTTSPVLGLRIKKESPELRRQREKSSALNGNQPLGEFICQLCKEEYPDPFSLAQHKCSRIVRVEYRCPECEKVFSCPANLASHRRWHKPRPVNNQGGETQTNKSQLLKEARGLIQPVEMEGKENELLRINTNQHHEALDSSRIRREPSLLLLHGRSRDSPDSDSLAPPHYDSSLHYRNPVEGCQDMQQQVRAADSPPSSLLLLNCNPDERADLQQQPSLPHPPLQFVQSLPEEEVYECRYCGKKFRRQAYLKKHLAAHEVAARGSPPPSSYGQARETSGGQSQVFLCHLCGARFPSVEIRDKHRLWHAMRDELLAGTLGGGLRPDVFHAQGDKSSTGECEQQQIFTCKHCPSTFFSSPGLARHINKSHPTENRHVMLLQMTVRP comes from the coding sequence ATGCCTCGAGGATTCTTGGTTAAGAGAAACCGGCGATGTTCGGCGTCACACCGGTCACGAAATAACAGGAATAACAAACCTGTAACATATTACGGTGACAGGAACAACAGTGATGACTCTGAAGTGACAAAACCGGAGGCAGTCAAGGAGAACGATGTGTTGAATGTTTCTCCGTTTGAACGGAGAGATGGACTTCTCCCGGTGTCCCGCGAAGACTCCGCCGGTGTCAGAGAGGCGTGGAGTCCGCACGTGGAGTCCGCGCTGGAGGCCGAGGCGGACCGGCGCGCGCAGTTACCGGAGACCGAGCAGCAGGTGAGCGAGGTGGACGTTTTAACTCCCGATAGTGATTTCTCCTGCTTCTTCCCAGCTCCTCCTCTACCCCCACGCGACTTGACATTGACAGAGTCTTGCAGCCCTGTTAAACCGGTCGGCACGAGACTGCAGGAACACCAAGAGGAAGGAGATAAGTTGTTCCCCGGGAAGTGCGTGACATCACCCCCAGTGTCGGAGTTACCGGAGCTGCCGTTCCTGGTGAGCTCCACGTCGACCTCTGTGTCCGCTTCTATCGAGAGGCTCCTTGCGAGCAGCAGCCGCCACGCACCGTCCTACGGTCACAATGACAAATATGACCCGAATATTGGTCATGTGCGCTTGTTCCCGCCACTGACACTGATGCAGGAGCAGCATCACGCAGCGAGGAAACGCTCGTTCCTTGAACAGGATCAACGCTTGAACAGCAACAGACACAACAAACAGTCGGTGGGCAACCCGTCAAAGAAACCCAAAGTAAACCGAAAACTCACCTTCGAGGATGAGGTCACGACCTCGCCGGTTTTGGGTCTGCGGATCAAGAAGGAGAGTCCCGAGCTGAGGAGGCAGCGGGAGAAGTCGTCTGCTCTCAACGGGAATCAGCCGCTGGGAGAGTTCATCTGCCAACTTTGTAAAGAGGAGTACCCCGACCCGTTCTCCCTCGCGCAGCACAAGTGCTCCCGTATAGTGCGCGTGGAGTACCGGTGTCCCGAGTGCGAGAAAGTCTTCAGCTGTCCCGCCAACTTGGCATCCCACCGCCGTTGGCACAAACCTCGTCCGGTAAACAACCAAGGAGGAGAGACTCAGACAAACAAGAGCCAGCTGCTAAAAGAGGCACGAGGGCTCATTCAGCCGGTAGAGATGGAGGGCAAAGAGAACGAGCTGCTGCGCATAAATACCAATCAGCACCACGAAGCGCTGGACAGTTCCCGCATTAGGCGCGAGCCGTCCCTGCTGCTGCTCCACGGTCGGTCTCGGGACAGCCCCGACAGCGACAGCCTCGCGCCTCCTCACTATGATTCCTCGCTTCATTACCGGAACCCGGTGGAAGGCTGTCAGGACATGCAGCAGCAGGTGAGAGCGGCAGACAGCCCACCCTCGAGCCTCCTTCTACTGAACTGCAACCCAGACGAGCGCGCGGACCTGCAACAGCAGCCGTCGCTCCCGCATCCTCCTTTACAGTTTGTCCAGTCCTTACCGGAGGAGGAAGTGTACGAGTGCCGGTACTGTGGAAAGAAATTCCGCCGACAGGCTTACCTGAAGAAACACCTGGCCGCGCACGAGGTGGCAGCGCGAGGGTCTCCGCCCCCATCATCTTATGGTCAGGCGCGCGAGACCAGCGGAGGACAGAGCCAGGTGTTCCTGTGTCACCTCTGCGGCGCGCGCTTCCCGTCGGTTGAAATCAGGGACAAGCACCGTCTGTGGCACGCGATGAGGGACGAGTTACTGGCGGGAACATTGGGAGGCGGACTCAGACCAGACGTCTTCCACGCGCAAGGAGACAAGAGCAGCACAGGGGAATGCGAGCAGCAGCAGATCTTCACGTGCAAGCACTGTCCGTCCACATTCTTCAGCTCCCCGGGGCTCGCGAGACACATCAACAAATCTCATCCCACAGAGAACCGGCACGTGATGCTGCTGCAGATGACTGTGCGACCGTAA